One Maribacter cobaltidurans genomic window carries:
- a CDS encoding aminotransferase class I/II-fold pyridoxal phosphate-dependent enzyme — protein sequence MTEFPTKLSRLLENRKKEDTFRTLSSSNGSIDFFSNDYLGFARDENLFSKTFQLLLKEEVASNGSTGSRLLSGNHKLYGQLESLLTSFYKADNALVFNSGYDANIGFFGAVPQRGDFIFYDEFIHASIREGIRLSNAKAYSFSHNDLSDLRQKVDLALNRNKNVEEANIYIVTESVFSMDGDTPDLSAFIQYSKQNDYYLIVDEAHAVGTTGVNGEGLVPQLGIENDVFARTVTFGKAIGCHGAAILGSNELRDYLINFARPFIYTTALTPHTLATIIASHSFFNDIGENSRIKLMENIEFFKNQVSAKGLNKHFIASNNAIQSCVLPSNKKVKAVSKKLGDDGFEVKAILSPTVPEGQERLRFCIHSFNSKEEIGLVLQLLAKYI from the coding sequence ATGACTGAATTTCCCACAAAACTCTCCAGGCTATTAGAAAACCGGAAAAAAGAAGATACTTTCAGGACTTTATCTTCCTCAAATGGCTCAATTGATTTTTTCTCAAATGATTATTTGGGGTTTGCCAGAGATGAAAATTTATTTTCCAAAACCTTTCAACTATTGCTAAAGGAGGAGGTGGCTTCAAATGGATCAACCGGGTCTCGCTTGCTTTCTGGCAACCACAAATTATATGGTCAATTGGAAAGTTTATTGACTTCATTTTACAAAGCTGATAACGCATTGGTTTTTAATTCGGGCTATGATGCCAATATTGGATTTTTTGGTGCCGTTCCCCAACGTGGCGACTTTATTTTTTATGATGAGTTCATACATGCAAGTATTAGAGAAGGCATACGTTTGAGTAATGCTAAGGCCTATAGTTTCTCCCATAATGATTTAAGCGATTTAAGGCAAAAGGTAGACCTAGCATTGAACAGAAATAAAAACGTGGAAGAGGCCAACATTTATATTGTAACGGAAAGTGTCTTTTCAATGGACGGGGATACCCCAGATTTAAGTGCCTTCATACAGTATTCAAAACAGAACGACTACTATTTAATCGTTGATGAAGCCCATGCTGTGGGTACAACAGGGGTAAATGGAGAGGGCTTAGTGCCTCAATTGGGTATTGAAAATGATGTTTTTGCCAGAACGGTTACTTTTGGCAAGGCCATTGGCTGTCATGGTGCCGCAATCTTGGGTTCAAATGAATTAAGGGATTATCTTATCAATTTTGCCAGACCTTTTATTTATACGACAGCCTTAACGCCACATACCTTGGCTACGATTATTGCTTCACACTCCTTTTTCAATGATATTGGAGAAAACTCCAGGATTAAATTAATGGAGAATATTGAGTTTTTTAAAAACCAGGTAAGTGCAAAGGGATTGAACAAGCATTTTATAGCTAGTAATAATGCGATTCAGTCTTGTGTGCTTCCCAGTAATAAAAAAGTTAAGGCCGTTTCAAAAAAACTAGGGGACGATGGTTTTGAGGTAAAGGCAATTCTTTCCCCTACTGTACCAGAGGGCCAAGAGCGCCTAAGATTTTGTATACATAGTTTTAATTCCAAAGAGGAAATAGGTTTGGTCCTACAATTGTTGGCGAAGTATATTTAG
- a CDS encoding putative signal transducing protein, with protein MDGKFYQLASFEYVADVQILKGKLESEGIPVFLRDENTLNSDPLISQAIGGVKLLVYSQDKERALEIYNEVRVYALDENDNPITCPNCKASKSEVYYNRKGVFYKLFPFFEKRKYKCLNCGMITKSS; from the coding sequence ATGGACGGGAAATTTTATCAATTGGCTTCTTTTGAATACGTTGCCGATGTTCAAATCCTTAAAGGAAAATTAGAATCCGAGGGTATCCCGGTATTCCTTAGGGACGAGAATACCTTAAATTCTGACCCTCTTATTAGCCAAGCCATAGGGGGTGTCAAATTACTGGTATATTCACAGGATAAGGAAAGGGCTTTGGAAATTTATAACGAGGTCCGTGTGTATGCATTGGATGAAAATGATAACCCGATTACCTGTCCCAATTGCAAAGCATCAAAATCTGAAGTATATTATAACAGGAAGGGAGTTTTTTATAAACTTTTTCCATTTTTTGAGAAAAGAAAATATAAGTGCCTAAATTGTGGCATGATCACTAAATCTAGTTAA
- the bioD gene encoding dethiobiotin synthase — protein sequence MQKIFVTGISTGVGKTVASAIITEALKADYWKPIQSGDLDQTDSDTVKNLISNDQTTILPSSYELTTAMSPHAAAEIDGLKIDRFHIKEPKTDKNLVIEGAGGLLVPLNDEDTMFDIIMPEYKVIVVSKHYLGSINHSLLTIGWLQNKGYDVSVLFNGNENPHTENIILHKTGVSLVGRINEEPKIDKEVIAKYAGQFKHILETL from the coding sequence ATGCAGAAAATCTTCGTTACCGGTATTTCCACAGGTGTTGGAAAGACAGTTGCTTCGGCCATCATTACTGAAGCCCTAAAGGCAGATTATTGGAAACCAATACAATCTGGGGATTTGGATCAAACCGACAGTGATACGGTAAAAAATCTCATATCAAACGATCAAACCACCATTCTTCCTAGTAGTTATGAGTTAACGACGGCAATGAGTCCCCATGCGGCGGCTGAAATCGACGGTTTAAAAATTGACCGTTTCCATATTAAGGAACCTAAAACGGATAAAAATTTGGTTATAGAAGGTGCCGGAGGCCTTCTTGTTCCATTGAATGACGAGGATACGATGTTTGACATCATAATGCCAGAGTACAAGGTAATTGTGGTTTCCAAACATTATTTGGGGAGTATCAACCACTCATTATTGACTATTGGGTGGTTACAAAATAAAGGTTATGATGTTTCCGTACTGTTCAATGGAAATGAGAATCCACATACCGAAAACATAATCCTTCATAAAACTGGGGTGTCCCTCGTGGGAAGAATTAATGAGGAACCTAAAATTGATAAGGAAGTTATTGCCAAATATGCCGGTCAATTTAAACACATTCTAGAGACCCTCTAA